The Photobacterium sanguinicancri genome includes the window GCACGTTTAACCTGACCGACTTTCCAATTACGACGATTATCAAGTTCACTTAATACTTCGTGTGACCATTGCCACTCGGTAGTCAATTCTTGCAACACCCGACGACGCCATGCCACTGAACCAGAAGACGGTTCACGGGTGAGCTTCTCGTGGGTTTTAAGGTAAAAGCAGCGACGCACTAAATCTAAACGACGGTGATCGTCGATACGTTCAAGATAGCGAGTCACTTTTTCCAGCATCAGGTAATACGCGTCCATACAGTACTCAAAGCGCTCTTCCGCAAAGAAGCGACGCTTAGCATCTACGCTCAGTAGCTGGGTATGCGGGTATTCCCAAGAATAAGCTTCAAGCAGAATGGCTTTCAGTACCGACTTATACGGTGAGTCGATACTCTTATAAAGCTGCCATAAGCTTGAGCCAAAATATTCTTCAGCTGGAATGCGGGTTAATCCGCCAAAATCGATCCATTCTTCACGGCGAATATGACCAGCAGAAACAAGGTAATCGACATATTCGTCGTAACACTCTTCCATTTCTGGCGGTACCATAAACCACAATAGCGGCTGGCCTGCCATTAGCACGGCAGAACGGTAAAACTCGTCCAATAGCAACAAGTGCTGACTTGAACCACAGTTTTCCCCAGTCATGGCTTCAGAGAAGTTGTCGCGGAATCGATTTTCATCAATTAAAAAGAAATTAGCTTCAACACCTTGTGCCATCGCCCAATCAGAAATCAGGGAACATTTGCTGTCGAGCGCTTCACGCTCATCAACTGGCATATTGGTGCGAATACAGACCCAAATATCCAAATCGCTGGTCAAGCTTTGTCCCAGCGAAGAGGTACTGCCCATCGCATACAAGCCCAGGATCGGTGAAGAGAGTCCATTAGAAGGAAGTGTTAGTTCAGCGCCAACAGCTAACCCACAGTCGTCAACGAACTGTTGCTGTTGCTCAGATAGCGAAAACGACACAATACCGTGCTGTACCTCTTGATCGAGATAGCCCGGAATTGCAGGGTGATTATAATGCAGTAAGACAGGCAACAAGTGATACACCTGCTGCGAGGTCGCCGTCATTGCGGCATGAGCACGTTCATTACGAAGTATATGAAGTGCATCCAGTCTACTTTTTAGCGTCTGAATATAGTTGTGCAAATTACTCTTCCAAGAGCTGCCAGCATTAAGCGGCCCAAATCTTGTCATTAATAGTGTAGAGAACGTTCTACATACGAGCAAAAACGTGATCAATCTAACACTTTTTGCATTACTCGTAAAGTTAGTGACGATTTATGACAACTTATGAATAGCAGATGCGGTGATGGCCGGCGTTATCCTTTTGCCTCATCCCTCAAGCTAGTATATTCCGGCAATTTCGCCAGCGCACCAACGGGGTTACCGTGGCATCTTGAGGGTTATGTGAGAAATATCACATTAATCGAGACACATTTCAAGACAATACAACTTCCATGCATTCCTGACTAGTTGTTCATTACCATCACGCGGCAGGAGTGATACGATTAGCGAAAATAACGCCTTTTTATGGATCCTATTCTATGACCGATAAACCCATCCGTATTGCTACGCGCAAGAGTCCACTCGCCATGTGGCAAGCTGAATTTGTAAAAGCTGAACTAGAACAAGCGCACCCAGGCTTAACGGTAGAATTAGTACCTATGGTCACTAAAGGCGACATTATCCTTGATACCCCACTCGCCAAAGTGGGTGGTAAAGGATTGTTCGTGAAAGAGCTGGAAGTGGCGATGTTAGAAGACCGCGCCGATATTGCCGTGCATTCGATGAAAGATGTACCGGTCGAATTCCCTGAAGGCTTGGGCTTAGTGACAATTTGTGAACGTGAAGACCCACGTGATGCATTTGTCTCGAATACCTACAACAACATTGATGAACTGCCTGAAGGTGCCATTGTGGGCACATCTAGCTTACGTCGCCAATGCCAACTACGCGCCAACCGTCCTGATCTTGTGGTGAAGGATTTACGCGGCAACGTTAACACACGCTTACGTAAACTTGATGAAGGCCAATACGATGCCATCATTCTTGCGTGTGCTGGCCTTATCCGTCTAAAAATGGAAGACCGTATTCGTTGTGCGATTGAGCCTGAAGTCAGCCTACCAGCTGTAGGCCAAGGCGCAGTAGGCATTGAATGTCGTTTAGATGATGAGCGTGTCCGCCGCTTATTAGCCCCACTTAACCACCCAGACACCGCAACGCGCGTCTTGTGTGAGCGTGCGATGAACAATCGCCTGCAAGGTGGCTGCCAAGTGCCAATCGGCAGTTACTCTTTGCTTGATGGTGACCAAATCTGGTTACGTGCCCTTGTGGGTGAGCCCGATGGTAGCAAGATTGTAAGTGGCGAGATTTCTGGCGCTGCCGCTGATGCTGAAAAACTCGGCACAGAACTAGCAGAGCAACTACTGGCTGATGGCGCTAAAACCATTCTTGATGAATTGTACGGCAACGCGTAATGACCATTTTGATCACCCGCCCATCACCCGATGGTGAGCAACTCGCTCAACAGCTTAACAGTGCGGGGATCAAAGCCATTGTCCAACCACTCCTTACAATCCAGGCAGGTCCCGACCTGCCGACCCTCATTTCTCAACTAAATTTACTGCAACCAAATGATTTTCTGATTGCCGTCAGTGTTCATGCAGTAAATTTAGCTCACAATTACTTACTTTCACACTGTGCTAGCTGGCCAAAAAACGTGCATTATATAGCTGTTGGTCATAAAACGGCTGCTGCCCTGAGCAAAGCAACGGGACAATCGGTACACCAGCCACAGCATCAATGTGATAGTGAAGGCTTACTTGCACTACCTGAATTAGCCAACGTTAATCAACGCCGTATAATTATTTTACGCGGTAATGGTGGACGAGAGCTCATTCATCAAGCACTTAGCGAACGTGGCGCCCAAGTAAGTTATTGTGAATGCTACCAACGATGCTTGCTACCTTTAAATGGGGAGCAACTCTGTCAGCAGTGGCAATCACAAGATGTAACAGCGTTAGTTGTAACCAGCGGTGAGCAACTTTCGCATTTATGCGCCGCAATACCGCAAAACCAACAGGCTTGGTTTTATCAACGCCAGCTTTACGTACCAAGCCAAAGGATTGCAAACCAAGCAAAACAGCTTGGTTTTAAAAACTTTTCCACCGTGGGCAGCGCATCCAATAACGCGCTATTCACGTTCCTAAGCAAGATAGGCACGATGGGATAATCGGATGACTGATAAAAAAACCAATAATAACACTCCTGCAGAAAATGGCTCAGCTGCCGCTAAGCCAACCAACCAGCAAGGGCAGGCGAGCGCTAACGCAAGTAAGCCACAAACGTCAGCACAAAAAGAAGCCGACAAAAAAGCCACAAGCTCTGCTGAGAAATCAGCACCTGAGGCCAAAGCTACAGCACAGCCTGCAGCACCCGCCGACAAAAAAAGTGGCAGTAAAACTGGCGCAATAGCCATTGCGTTAGTGATTGCTCTGGGTGCTGGCCTTTATTATCACGGCCATCAACAAACCCAAACCCAAAATGCCCAAGTTGCCGCGCTACAACAGCAACTGACCAGCATGAAAGCAGCACTTGCTGCAAACCAACAAGAAACCTTGGGTAAAGTAGAGCAAAGCCTACATGGCACCGACGTGTCGATTACTCAGCAAGAGCAATCAATCCAAGGTTTACAACTCGCCCTCGCAGAAATGAAAGGCCGTCGTCCGAACGACTGGTTACTGGCTGAAGCGGATTACTTGGTGAAAATGGCGGGCCGTAAATTATGGTTAGAGCATGATGTGGTGAGCGCAACTGTCTTACTGGAATCTGCGGACAACCGTATTGCCGAGCTGAACGACCCAAGTCTGACGCCTGTGCGTAAAGCAATGAACACCGATATTACATCACTAAAATCGGTAGCACGTATCGATCGTGATGGCTTGGTGCTTCGCTTAACCAGCCTACAAGAACAAGTGGCAAACCTGCCATTGGCCAATGCCATCATGCCAGAAGCTGAAGTCGTAGAAGACACAACAGTCAGCACGTCGGTAGACGACTGGAAAACTAACTTAATGACATCGCTACAGAACTTCAGCGATCATTTCATTACGTACCGTAAGCGTGATGGCAGCGTGATACCTCTGCTTTCACCAAAACAAGATTTCTATCTGCAAGAAAATATCAAATCTAAGCTAGAGACAGCCATCAAAGCGGTTTACCGTGAAGAAGGTGAGCTATACAGCAAGTCGC containing:
- the hemC gene encoding hydroxymethylbilane synthase, producing the protein MTDKPIRIATRKSPLAMWQAEFVKAELEQAHPGLTVELVPMVTKGDIILDTPLAKVGGKGLFVKELEVAMLEDRADIAVHSMKDVPVEFPEGLGLVTICEREDPRDAFVSNTYNNIDELPEGAIVGTSSLRRQCQLRANRPDLVVKDLRGNVNTRLRKLDEGQYDAIILACAGLIRLKMEDRIRCAIEPEVSLPAVGQGAVGIECRLDDERVRRLLAPLNHPDTATRVLCERAMNNRLQGGCQVPIGSYSLLDGDQIWLRALVGEPDGSKIVSGEISGAAADAEKLGTELAEQLLADGAKTILDELYGNA
- a CDS encoding uroporphyrinogen-III synthase; protein product: MTILITRPSPDGEQLAQQLNSAGIKAIVQPLLTIQAGPDLPTLISQLNLLQPNDFLIAVSVHAVNLAHNYLLSHCASWPKNVHYIAVGHKTAAALSKATGQSVHQPQHQCDSEGLLALPELANVNQRRIIILRGNGGRELIHQALSERGAQVSYCECYQRCLLPLNGEQLCQQWQSQDVTALVVTSGEQLSHLCAAIPQNQQAWFYQRQLYVPSQRIANQAKQLGFKNFSTVGSASNNALFTFLSKIGTMG
- the hemX gene encoding uroporphyrinogen-III C-methyltransferase, which codes for MTDKKTNNNTPAENGSAAAKPTNQQGQASANASKPQTSAQKEADKKATSSAEKSAPEAKATAQPAAPADKKSGSKTGAIAIALVIALGAGLYYHGHQQTQTQNAQVAALQQQLTSMKAALAANQQETLGKVEQSLHGTDVSITQQEQSIQGLQLALAEMKGRRPNDWLLAEADYLVKMAGRKLWLEHDVVSATVLLESADNRIAELNDPSLTPVRKAMNTDITSLKSVARIDRDGLVLRLTSLQEQVANLPLANAIMPEAEVVEDTTVSTSVDDWKTNLMTSLQNFSDHFITYRKRDGSVIPLLSPKQDFYLQENIKSKLETAIKAVYREEGELYSKSLVMAKDWAQQFYNQDAPETQSFIKTLDQLAGEGIEASYPTRLQSQPLITDLISERLRNQVKPISTEENPA